The genome window CCCTCTCTCCCTCTCTCCCTCTCCTCTTCCCCCTTCCTCTCTCTCCTGCGCCCGCGTTTCGCCGTCGATATCCGAGGAGGAGCCACCGACGCGGTAGGGACCCGAGCAATCCCTTCTCGCCGCAACGGAGTTGATCACCGATGACCGAAACCGCCGGTAGCCGCCCCGCCCAAGTCCCCGCCCCCATCCCGGGCGGCACCCCCTGGCTCTCGCCCGCGGCGACGACGTACACGCTCTTCTGTCCGCCCCTGGACAGTTCCCCGCACATCGCCCGTGACTTCGTCACCAGTGTCCTGCGCGCGCTCGGGCTGGACACCCTCGTCGACGCGGCGGCGCTCTGCACGTCCGAACTGGTCACGAACGCCTGTGTGCACGCCAAGGGTGGAGGATCGGTTCTCTGGCTGGCGGTGGAGTCCTGGCGGGTGAGAGTGATCGTTTACGACGGTGACGAGAACCCGCCGGTCATAAGGGAGCTGACCCCGGGCGGCTGGGAGGAGGGCGGCCGAGGCCTCTACCTCGTGGACGCCCTCACCGAGGGCCGCTGGGGCACCGCCGCCGCCCTCCCCGACGGCGGCGGCCCCGTCCACCCCGACGGCAAGGCGGTCTGGTTCGACCTGGCGGCACCGCGCGTGTCCCTGGCCAGGTGAGGCTGGTTCGCAAATCTGTTTGTGTCCGTCGGTGCCCGCGTAT of Streptomyces phaeolivaceus contains these proteins:
- a CDS encoding ATP-binding protein, whose amino-acid sequence is MTETAGSRPAQVPAPIPGGTPWLSPAATTYTLFCPPLDSSPHIARDFVTSVLRALGLDTLVDAAALCTSELVTNACVHAKGGGSVLWLAVESWRVRVIVYDGDENPPVIRELTPGGWEEGGRGLYLVDALTEGRWGTAAALPDGGGPVHPDGKAVWFDLAAPRVSLAR